The DNA segment GCGGCAATGGCCCTGGCGAAACGGATTACGCGAACTTCCAGACAAGCTTCGGCAACCAGAGCAACGCCTCCAACAGCGGCATCTATGCTGGCTCCGTTGCCGGCGTCGCGGCAGCACCGGCCTTCGGCGATCAGGGCGACCCGTTCTATGCCGTGCTCGGCGGTGGCGGCGTGACGTTCACCTTTGCCTCGGCGATCGACGTCCTCAATTTCGACCTGGGATCGGCGGACGATTACAACTCGGTCACGATCTTCTTCGCGGGCGGCGGCAGCCAGACCTTCACCGGGGCGCAGCTCAACCCCCCCGGTCCGGCCACCGGCAATCAGAACATCGCGGCGACCAATGGCCGGGTCCGCATCAACAGCTATGGCCAGGCCTTTACCAGTGCGCGGTTCACATCGACCGGCAATTCGTTCGAATTCGACAATCTGGCGACGGGTGCGGTTCCCGAACCCGGCACCTGGGCGATGATGATCCTGGGCTTCGGCGCCATCGGCGGGGCCCTTCGGCGCAAGTCGCGGGTGACCTTCGCGACCCGCGCGGCGCTCGCATAAAACCGGGCGATCCGCGCCTCCAATCCGGGGGGCGGACTGTCTTGTATCCATCGACGGGGCCTGCCGGTGACGGCGGGCCCCTTTGGTTCGCGGGGCCCCGAACTTTGCTTGCGCGCAGGGCGCCCACGCGCCATCTGCCGGGTATGACCGGACCCGCCCCATCCACGCCCAGCGCCGGCCCGGCGATGAAGGCCGGCATCATACCCGTCACGCCGCTGCAGCAGAACTGCTCGCTCATCTGGTGCACCCGCACCATGCGCGGCGCGCTGGTCGATCCGGGCGGGGACCTCCCCAAGCTGAAGGCGGCGGTCGCGAACAGCGGGGTGACGCTCGAGAAGATCCTCATTACCCACGGCCATCTCGACCATTGCGGCCAGGCGGGCGTGCTGGCGGCGGAACTTGGCCTGCCGATCGAAGGCCCGCACGAAGCGGACCGGTTCTGGATTGACCGCCTTTCCGAAGACGGCGGGCGCTGGGGGCTCGAAGCCGCGCGCTTCGAGCCCGATCGCTGG comes from the Qipengyuania sediminis genome and includes:
- a CDS encoding PEPxxWA-CTERM sorting domain-containing protein — translated: MTAITTLAKAALAGASLALAAGAASAATVTFTGGTGGNGPGETDYANFQTSFGNQSNASNSGIYAGSVAGVAAAPAFGDQGDPFYAVLGGGGVTFTFASAIDVLNFDLGSADDYNSVTIFFAGGGSQTFTGAQLNPPGPATGNQNIAATNGRVRINSYGQAFTSARFTSTGNSFEFDNLATGAVPEPGTWAMMILGFGAIGGALRRKSRVTFATRAALA
- a CDS encoding MBL fold metallo-hydrolase, with protein sequence MKAGIIPVTPLQQNCSLIWCTRTMRGALVDPGGDLPKLKAAVANSGVTLEKILITHGHLDHCGQAGVLAAELGLPIEGPHEADRFWIDRLSEDGGRWGLEAARFEPDRWLADGDTVTVGELTLEVLHCPGHTPGHVVFFHRPSRFAIVGDVLFAGSIGRTDFPLGNHQDLIAAITGKLWPLGDDVTFIPGHGPTSTFGRERKTNAFVSDAALA